The Thalassomonas actiniarum genome contains the following window.
TTGTTTTTTGGGGAGCAGGGGAGATCAGGCCGGTTTGTTTTGCTGAGTACCAATAAAGCGAGATCAGGGCTATGGTTAAATATAGTGTTGTTTCAGATAGATAAACCATAGTAGTAACGCTTGTCGGCAGGGTTTGATGCGGATGAGCCGGGGGGAAATCAGGTAGGATGTGATGAATAAAACATGGAATATTTCGATTGGTTTGCTTGGCGCCATAGTGATATTAACCGCCACCTTGTGGTTTAGCTTTTTCTCTGGCGAGATAAAACCTCCTCGTCCCGGTGATGTAGACAGAGCCGAACCGGCGCCGTCAGTATCGGTAAAAAGTATTCCAGGCGGGGTCGATGAGGCGCTAAAAGCCATGGTATCGGCCAATATTGCCTTTAATGCGCCTTCAGCCCTGAACCTTAATGATGGCTCACAGGTTCATCTGATACTGAGCCTGACAGACACCATCGCTGAACTAAAAGAGGTGATTGCGGCAGCGGGAGAAAAACATGGCGCCAGTATTAAAGTTGCTAACCGTATGGAGGCCAGGTTAAGCGGTTATCATTTTCAAATTACCCCGATCACTCCCGAGATCCAGGCGGTATCCAGGGAGTTGCCGACCCAGTGGCGCTGGGAAATTCATCCCAGGAAAACCGGCTTGCATAACCTGCATTTAACCTTGACCGCGCACCTGGAAATAGACGGGCAGGCAACTCCCAGGGCGATAACCACCTTTGATAAAAAGATCGCCGTGACAGTAACGGCCATGCAGCAACTTACCCTGTTTTTTACCAATAACTGGCAATGGTTGTGGGCAGCAATATTACTGCCTTTAGCCACCTGGTATTGGCAAAAGAAGGGGCATGGGGAAAAAAATAATAAATGAAGGTTCTGCCGGAGATATCGCCAAAAACAAGGTGAATGTATTTTATGGCTCTTAAATTCATGAGCCGGGATCGGTATTTTTTACTTGATGTGGGAAGTTATAGTAACGGCTGAAATTGGGGCCGGAGCACACAGTGCGTAGCTCCAGCCAGCTTTGTTGCCGATCGTAGTTTGAGTGGTTATGTGTTAACGACTGAATTCGCGCTGTTGCTATAGCTCTTGCATCAGCTGAATATAATTTCCACAGGTATCGTCAAGCACGGCAATCATGACGTTTCCAGCTTCCCTGGGAGGGATTGAAAATTCTACCCCCAGAGTGGAAAGTCTCTGATACTCTTTTTCTATGTCGTCAACAGCGAAGGAGGTCCATGGAATACCTGCCTCTTTCAGGGATTGCTGGTACAATCTTGCGGGCTCAAAAGCCATGGGCTCTAGCAAAAGCTCAACTCCGAATTGCTCTTCGGGGGATACCACAGTCAGCCACTTGTGCTCTCCCAAGGGGACATCTTTTTTCTTGATAAAGCCTAAAACTTGCGTGTAAAAATCCAGCGCTTTGTCTTGATCCTTAACGGGTACACTCGTTACGTATATTTTGATCATATCTTCGAAACTCTCTATTAAATTCAGAACGCTTTAAGAATAGTCAGGATCAGATCGGAAAACTTATTCTAGATTGCTGTTATGGAGACGTCGATACTCTCTTGGCGTATAACCTGTACATTTTTTAAAGACTGATGAGAATGTTGACACACTTTCATAACCAATATCGAAGCAAACCTGAGTGACAGATAAACCTCTTCGTATCAAGCTTTTGGCCTTTGAGATACGTAAATCTCTTAAATAGGCTCGGGGTGTTAAACCGTACACGCGCTGAAACATTCTGACGTAGTGAAATCTAGACATAAACGCTGCTTTAGCCAGATCATTTAGTTCTACCCTGTCAGAATAGAATTTTTCCATGAAAGCCTTTGATTGCCTTACTTGTACATATTGCTCTGGTCGCAATGAATTCTCGCTATATATACGATCCAGTTCACTCTCAAAATATGTTTTTGATTTTTTAGACATTTGGAAATTTATGGCTTTAAGGCAGCTAAAGTCTGGTTTTACACATAATGCTTGTGTATAAGGATTTTAATAAAAGTTTTCCTGCCTAGCGACATTTTTATTAAAACTCTTGGATGACACACTAGTTATGTGAGTATTTAGCGGCGAGATGCATCTTTAAGCCGAACATGGATATGTTGAATTTTTCCAGCATGAATAACAACATCCTCCAAGCCTGAATACTCTATACGTTCACCTGCTTGAGTTTCACCTTCAAAGTCAAAATCGAAATGGATAATTCCGGGCTTTATTTCCTCCATACTTTTAACTTTCCATTGGAGTTGCTTATAAGAGCCGTGATGTAATCGTTGCATGGCCATAATATCGTTGACTCCAAGAAACAGTTCATGTTTCGCGGAATAGAAAGTCGAGTTATCACGAAACATTTTTGTTATCTCATCGAAATCACTTTCATTTGATAATTTAAAGTAGTGGTTTGCAATATCTAAAGGTTTCATCGTTACCCCAAATGTTATTAACAGTTATATTAGTTTGGTATATTTACATAAGGCTCTACTTTGCGGGCTGGTGAAACTCAATTACATTTTTATCAGGATCCCTGATAAATATGAAAGAGGCTCCACTTGGCACGGTAATCGGCCCTTCTGTTATAACGCAGCCTAAATCTGTAAGCGCACTTTGAACTTTTATAAGATCTTCGACTTCGAGCGCTATATGAGTGTACCCCGTATGCTTTGGGGTAATATCCATCAATTGATTTAGGGGCTTATCATCGTCGGAATTTAGAATAAAATTTATATTCACTCCGCAAGGATGCTCCATAATAGCTACAGGCTCAGGCCCAACCGGGCCTACGATAAATTTAAACCCGAGCTTTTCATAAAAGCTACGCGTTACCTCAAGATCTGTAACTCTGAGGCCCACATGATTTATGCGCTTGATATCGATCATGCAATCTCCGACTATTCTCAATTGTTCACATTGGGGTTACCCACAAAAAGCAGACACGGTCTATGCGCAAATGCAGCGCGAACTCCTAGATTAACTTAAAACATTGTGTTGTTGTTTTTAGGTTTTTCTGGAACAGGTTGCCCGACCCCCCAGTGCTCGACAACCATTCCATCTTTCATTCGAAAAATATGCATAAGAGCGGCTCCACGAGAGTCCGGTGTGCGCTTTACATGAAGGTGTAACCAAACGAGATCACCCTCGGAAGCGCTTCGCTTAATAGACATTGAAAGCTTTGGGTATTCTTTATACCGACTTAAGAATAAACGGAATAATCCTTCCCGGCCACCGCTTATATGGGGTGAATGCTCAACAAAGTCTTCGGCATAGCACTCATTTCTTAATATATTAATCCTTTGCGAAGGTTTAAGGTCGTTTCTATTTTCTAATATTTCCATACAGTATATGGCTTTATTCAGGTTTGACTGTTCTAAAGAACTGTATGACTTTTCATTTGCCCGACAAACCAAAGAAAAGGATAAAACTATAAACCCCGTAAAAATTAACTTAAGCACTTTTTGAGCATTCATTTACAACTCCTTTATAAATACATATTTTTTCAGTCAATAATGACCAGCATAACGCCCTGTTAACAGGCTAAATATAGTGGCTAGAATTAGCGACGAAGGAGCAAAAGTCAACTGTGTTTTATTCTTGTTAAACAACTTGTTACAAGTTAATTTCCGCAAACCTGAAGACAGGGAAGTTTAGAAGAGGTGTACGGCTTTACAGAGATCGAACCTGTAATATCAGTTTTAACTCGTTAGATAACGGCATTATGGAAAATCAATAATTCTGACCACACCCGTTGTAAATCACCGGGCTTTATAGCTTTCCATTTTAGTTATTAAGAAATCCCAAAACGCCTTGATACGGGCTGTGTTTCTTAGATCCTTATTAGCAATCATCCATATAGATGAGTTGTACTTAGCGTCCAGTCGATACAGTTCCACAAGATCATATGAATCATCAGTGGGCAACAAAGCGATTCCTTGATCATTAAGGGCAGCGTTCAAAGCGGTAGTGATAGCATTACAGTATATAGATTTGCTGTTGTGTTTAATCTGTTTCTGATACCAGTGCACTGCCGGGTTATCTAAATGGATGTAGTCAATTGCTCTCAGGTCTTTAATTTCTGACAACTGAACCGTAGGGCTGTATCCACTCGTCTTCAGAAAATGTTCAGATGCATAGATACTCAAGGTTACCTCTCTTATTTTGCGTGCAATTAGATTTTCCGGCACGGTATGACTTGCCCTGATTGCAATATCCGCATCGCGATGTTCGATATCTAGCGTCTGTTCACTTTCAAGGATCTCAAACTCAACATCGGGGAACTGTCTGCGAAATTCGCTTACCCATTCGGGCAAAGTAACAGTTGCCATTGTTGAAGGCGCGGTAATACGAATTAAACCTTGAACTTTTTCATGTTGCAGCGCACTGTTGATAAGGATGCCATCGGCCAGCGATTCCATTTGCTTAGCACTGTCCAAAACAGTTCGCCCCGCCTCCGTCAGTTGGTAGCCTTGACGACTAACAATAAATAGCTGGGTTGAAAGTTTGCTTTCAAGCTGCTGCACCCGCCTCCACACAGTGGTTGCATTGACACTTAACTGCTCAGAAGCCGCCTTTAGCGTCTTTTTCTCCGCAAGCGCGATAACCACCTTCAAATCGTTCCAATCCATAATATTGCCCTGGTGCTGCATTTGTGCAGTATAAGATTGCATTTTTGCCAATTTAATTGCAATTAAAGAATGCATAAACTGTACTCGTCATTTAACGAAACAGGTTTACCTCCATGAAAAAAAGCATAATTATCTTTTACCTCATTTCTTCTTTGTTCGCTTTATTAATGGCGGCTTCAGGCATGGCCAAATTGACGGGGCAGGAAGACTTAGTTCAGGCAACGGCTGAATTAGGCTATCCCGTTTATTTGTTGAAAATCTTAGGGGTTGCCTATTTAATTGGCGCCATTTCTATTCTGCAACCCAAGTTTGAAGCGCTTAAACAGTGGGGGTATACAGGTTTCTCAATTGCGCTGATTGGCGCTGCGGCATCACACTTATTGGCGGGGCAAGCATTTAGCACCGCTTTACCAGCTATTGTCTTGTTAAGCGTTTTAGCAGTTATTGTATTTTTGAATACAAAACTGGTTCATCCGTAATTTTCCTTTTGAGGGAGAGCTTAAAAAGCTCTCCCT
Protein-coding sequences here:
- a CDS encoding VOC family protein, encoding MIKIYVTSVPVKDQDKALDFYTQVLGFIKKKDVPLGEHKWLTVVSPEEQFGVELLLEPMAFEPARLYQQSLKEAGIPWTSFAVDDIEKEYQRLSTLGVEFSIPPREAGNVMIAVLDDTCGNYIQLMQEL
- a CDS encoding helix-turn-helix transcriptional regulator, whose amino-acid sequence is MSKKSKTYFESELDRIYSENSLRPEQYVQVRQSKAFMEKFYSDRVELNDLAKAAFMSRFHYVRMFQRVYGLTPRAYLRDLRISKAKSLIRRGLSVTQVCFDIGYESVSTFSSVFKKCTGYTPREYRRLHNSNLE
- a CDS encoding VOC family protein, with the protein product MIDIKRINHVGLRVTDLEVTRSFYEKLGFKFIVGPVGPEPVAIMEHPCGVNINFILNSDDDKPLNQLMDITPKHTGYTHIALEVEDLIKVQSALTDLGCVITEGPITVPSGASFIFIRDPDKNVIEFHQPAK
- a CDS encoding nuclear transport factor 2 family protein, with product MNAQKVLKLIFTGFIVLSFSLVCRANEKSYSSLEQSNLNKAIYCMEILENRNDLKPSQRINILRNECYAEDFVEHSPHISGGREGLFRLFLSRYKEYPKLSMSIKRSASEGDLVWLHLHVKRTPDSRGAALMHIFRMKDGMVVEHWGVGQPVPEKPKNNNTMF
- a CDS encoding LysR family transcriptional regulator — encoded protein: MHSLIAIKLAKMQSYTAQMQHQGNIMDWNDLKVVIALAEKKTLKAASEQLSVNATTVWRRVQQLESKLSTQLFIVSRQGYQLTEAGRTVLDSAKQMESLADGILINSALQHEKVQGLIRITAPSTMATVTLPEWVSEFRRQFPDVEFEILESEQTLDIEHRDADIAIRASHTVPENLIARKIREVTLSIYASEHFLKTSGYSPTVQLSEIKDLRAIDYIHLDNPAVHWYQKQIKHNSKSIYCNAITTALNAALNDQGIALLPTDDSYDLVELYRLDAKYNSSIWMIANKDLRNTARIKAFWDFLITKMESYKAR
- a CDS encoding DoxX family protein, with the translated sequence MKKSIIIFYLISSLFALLMAASGMAKLTGQEDLVQATAELGYPVYLLKILGVAYLIGAISILQPKFEALKQWGYTGFSIALIGAAASHLLAGQAFSTALPAIVLLSVLAVIVFLNTKLVHP